In Populus trichocarpa isolate Nisqually-1 chromosome 7, P.trichocarpa_v4.1, whole genome shotgun sequence, the following proteins share a genomic window:
- the LOC7490167 gene encoding LOW QUALITY PROTEIN: E3 ubiquitin-protein ligase RGLG3 (The sequence of the model RefSeq protein was modified relative to this genomic sequence to represent the inferred CDS: inserted 1 base in 1 codon), producing MGNGASTFADHWYDXTSYAESSMDHNYQRRQHPTYIADNFNSLDQVISALREAGLESSNLILGIDFTKSNEWTGRHSFHRKSLHAIGSTLNPYEQAISIIGRTLSPFDEDNLIPCFGFGDASTHDKYVFSFYPDNRPCNDLEEALARYREIVPHLKLSGPTSFAAIINAAIDIVEKSGQYHVLVIIADGQVTRTPDTPPGRLSPQEQATVNSIVAASKHPLSIIFVGVGDGPWNAMQQFDDNIPQREFDNFQFVNFTKIMLDNTEASKKETAFALAALMEIPLQYRATQRLQHTDHDLVGGPRTRPLPPPREVIDHDNAVKSIPHITNFETVQPSTSVEPVCPICLTNPKDMAFGCGHLGLWSKPFNLPYMSTAHNNTPETVYLNQIIPPARCLLALERTAKPDPQGGIISETAFCV from the exons ATGGGGAATGGGGCATCCACTTTTGCTGATCATTGGTATG TTACTTCTTATGCAGAAAGCTCAATGGATCATAACTATCAACGCAGGCAGCATCCGACTTACATAGCTGACAATTTCAACTCATTGGATCAG GTTATTTCTGCCCTGAGAGAGGCTGGTCTTGAATCATCTAATTTAATACTTGGTATTGATTTTACCAAGAGTAATGAGTGGACAG GCAGGCATTCATTTCATCGAAAAAGCCTCCATGCAATTGGTAGCACACTGAATCCCTATGAACAAGCAATCTCTATTATTGGCCGTACTCTGTCTCCTTTTGATGAAGATAATTTGATACCTTGTTTTGGATTTGGTGATG CATCAACACATGATAAGTATGTATTCAGCTTTTATCCTGATAATCGACCTTGTAATGATCTTGAGGAAGCTCTTGCACGATACAGAGAGATTGTTCCACACTTAAAGTTGTCAG GCCCAACTTCATTTGCTGCAATTATTAATGCAGCAATTGACATTGTGGAGAAAAGTGGTCAGTACCATGTTCTTGTTATTATTGCAGATGGACAG GTTACCAGGACTCCTGATACTCCTCCTGGACGGTTGAGTCCTCAAGAACAAGCAACGGTAAACTCCATAGTTGCTGCTAG CAAGCATCCTCtctcaattatttttgttggagtTGGGGATGGACCATGGAATGCAATGCAACAATTCGATGATAACATTCCTCAGCGTGAATTTGACAACTTTCAG TTCGTGAACTTCACTAAAATAATGTTAGACAACACCGAAGCATCAAAGAAGGAAACAGCCTTTGCACTTGCTGCCCTCATGGAAATTCCACTTCAGTACAGAGCCACTCAAAGACTTCAGCATACAGA TCATGATTTAGTTGGTGGTCCACGCACAAGGCCACTCCCACCTCCTCGTGAAGTGATTGATCATGATAATGCTGTCAAATCAATTCCACACATTACGAACTTTGAAACAGTTCAACCATCTACTTCAGTCGAACCG GTCTGCCCTATTTGCTTGACTAACCCAAAAGACATGGCTTTTGGATGCGGTCATCTG GGATTGTGGAGCAAGCCTTTCAACTTGCCCTATATGTCGACAGCCCATAACAACACGCCTGAAACTGTTTACCTGAACCAAATAATACCTCCTGCACGTTGTTTGCTTGCTTTGGAGAGAACTGCGAAGCCCGATCCACAGGGAGGAATTATTAGTGAAACGGCATTTTGTGtgtaa